The nucleotide window GTACTGCTTTCTTTCGTTCTTGCAGCTGATTAGTAttgtgttaaagcttgtatAATTACTAGCTCTGGGAAATTAATGGTTATTAGGTGATGGATTTTTCTCATATGATCACAACTAACTAGTTGCATTGCATAGAACAACTTTCCATGAAATTAATGATTATTAGGTGTGGACTATACTATAGTCCACAGGCATCCTTCTGTTTCAATCCACAGTTGCTTCTGTTTGTAGCTAGGACCCTGTCCTGAAACCAAAATAGAAATTGTTCAGAATTTACATGTTCTTTAAGTTGTTTAGATGACTTTATTTGCAGATAATTTGATGCAAACAAGGTTTTTGTATTCTTTGCAGAACATATCATTCAGTGATCAGAACatataattcaaaatttgaaacccCTGATTTTGCACTTAATGGCAATGCTATCATTATCACAAGCTAACTTCATATCAGTTACATGTCATATATAATTTTGGCTACATTCTTAGGTTTTCCTTTTGTCTTCCCTTGTATTAGATTACGTGCATGCAGATTTTGATACCTATGTTCTAGGTTCTCATACGCTATTGTCTTTTCTGAACGAGTAACTGCCAAATGAAAGTATATTGAACTATTCATGAAGAACCATGTAGTTTAGTTCAATCTTTCGAGTTGATCTAGCTGATAGGGAGGGGTCTTACGCTGCTAATGttgaatatttgattttaattacgAATTACGATTGAAGTTTGTGTTCTGAACAGCTAACCAAAGTTCTTCCAATTTTGACCTTCCCAATTTACCAGGCTGCTGCATATTACTATCATGGTTTGATCCTTGATGAGGGTAACACTGAAAAATTTCATGGGATGGCTGTAGCTGCTTTGCAAGCAGCAGATGAGTATTTCAAAGAAAGTAAGAAGGCATGCGAAGCATTTAACGCTGCTCCCCCTTTGTCAAGGTAGGTAGAGGCTGTATTTGCGTATTCATTTTGCTGATTTCATTGGCTGACATCTAGCAGATTATCTGCCTGTTTTTTCTAGGGGCAATAAAGTATATGTTGTAGCCGTAATATCTTTATCCTCTCTCCCTATCTCCAAGAACGTCAAACACAAACACGTACAAGGAACGAACATAAAATTGTCTTTAGTATGAGATTTGCAACCTTAGGCCATTAAGATGGAGTTCAGTTTCTACGAGAACTCTTCCTAAGAAAACTGTCTCCTAAATTATCTACTCTAGAGTCTAGTCCAATCTCTAGATATTAGCAAAGATTATTCTACAGGCCCTTCTTGAAatttgtgtcgtgttgtgaAGATCTACCGTCTCGTATGTAGCATTGGATGTTTCATGATTGAAATGTCCATTAGCTGatcagttttcttcttcttgtcaatctttcttcttttaatggTTAAGTGCTTTTTTATACACATTATGCAGAAATCCACCGCTCTGGGGAACCATGAAGTATCTATCTGAGAAAATTCCAAAAGATGCTTCAAGCAAAGTGCGGATAAAACGTGATCTGTACTCACACGAAAAGTATGTCCTACCTGAGAGAACTATTaccaataatattttgtttatgcCTAAATGCAATCTCCTT belongs to Malus sylvestris chromosome 17, drMalSylv7.2, whole genome shotgun sequence and includes:
- the LOC126612170 gene encoding uncharacterized protein LOC126612170, with protein sequence MAVAALQAADEYFKESKKACEAFNAAPPLSRNPPLWGTMKYLSEKIPKDASSKVRIKRDLYSHEKIMEITPTLPNFALALKPEKFQRPPVDPSWNMEHMNKGSNQLRNDKI